aacaaaacaaaaagagagaCGAAACTTAGAAAaaagaagggggggggggggggggggggggggggggggggggtattcaTGATATGTATCAGTGAAACATTAAAGATAAAGAGGGGTTGATTAATATATCACCATTCAAGAAATCATACATGATGGAAAATCATGGAGCCAAGCGCAATGGAAAATACTTCAGAATTAAGCTAATAGTATTGAGAAATGTATTAAATAATTTGGTAGCGATAGCTACAAACAGAACATATAATGGATTTTGAAAGGAACTTTTGATACTTACAGGAACAAGGCTGCCTTGCGATAGTCCTTCACATTGACATAGTTATATGAGACAGGGTAAACAAAATCATAGCGCCAACTCATACATCTTGTTGTCCACCAGAAATGTTCACACTTATGGCTTTCGAGATGATAGCTATATACCCTTCCTTGTAAACCAAGAAAAATAATGTCTGAAAATGGGTGAATTCCGAAAGGCTCGAATAGGCGACGGCAGGTGTGATTCTTCAACTTCATGGTATGCAAGATACCTGGATTTAAATCCAACATGTCACTTGTACAGATGCTATGTTTCAAAATCCAAATACTTGCACTTGCGTTATCATAGTCCAACTGCCACATCGATAATCTAGATTCTTTGTCATAATTAATATAGTACAAAACACCTCTAGAATGTCCAATCAACCCAAGTCCATTGGCTCCACATGGAACTTTCATGACTTCAGCTGACACTGCTAGTGATTTGAGGTCGAACCGTACAAGGCGCTTACCCCGAGTTAATATATATAACATCCCATCCTAGTATACATTCCCCTTGGCCCATTTGATCCCCCGAAGCATGGGACTATCAAATTCGCTAATATATAGATGCTCAACCCAATCTCCAGGTACTTCGTGCCTAACCCATTCACCAATTTCAGACGAAAATATGTCCAAGCTTGGAATATCGGAGTAAGGATTAGGTCGAACAATTTTGTAGTCACTGGATTGGATTGGATCAAAGACTATGGCAGCAAAATTCCATCCAGGAAGTTTTAAAGGTTCAGGGATAGAAAAACGTTGTCTTGTTACTATGTTCACAACAATATAATGACTACCACAGGCGCCCTCACGTAGAGACAACCCATTACAACAGTCAATTTCATGATGATGCATGATATGATCATTACATTTTGATACGGAACCAGCACAATTCAATTCAGGCAATGTACCAGAAAAACACCATTCATCAGAAAGTCTACGAGCTCTTCCCCTGTATAATCTAAGAACACAAACATTTGAAGAAAGTCTTGGAAGACAGACATGAGAAATTAGTTTGTTCCATGATTTGGATACACACTTGAACACCACCAAACTCTTTACGGGTAGTCGACACAAGATCTCAATCACAAAATCTGTTGGTAAATGGTCTGCAATTTTCTTGCTTTCATTTTATCCCAAGACTACTCCAATTTTGATAGATAAAGAGTCCCTCACAAAAACTTGTTTGTGAGTGCAAATTAGCCGAAGCCTCAACTGTTTGCATCACTTAAATTATGAATCTTGCTAATTGTGGTTACTGGTCGATATGACCTATGAAAGAAATACctctttggtggtggtggttgcgaTAAGTCTTCTTTCGACCTCTGGTGCATTAGTTATTTTTCTCAAAAGGAACAGTCCCCtgtcaaaataaaaaagaatggaACTTATTTGAGAACAATACCATTACCAATCTAGACTAAAAGATTTTGTTACTCAATCGATTGAATTCACGAAATCAGGAACAGAAACTTTCCTTTAACTTAGGTGCTGTTCAAATCATGACCTCAAATGAAAAGTTAAATTCTCACTTAAAAAACCACTGAAAATCACAATTTCACacaagaaaatcaaataaaaatgaaacCTTGCCTTTTTGAGGCTATGCTTAAGCTCCATTGATGAAACCCcatttttgttttataaaaaagATTGAAACTTTAATTAAGATAATGGTCAGCCATAACCATAAACtttgatcaaaagaaaaaaaaaaccataaacACTGAGGAACATTTCAATTAGATATTGATTTATTAGGGATTTCATGCTCAAACCCAAATCAAAGAAAAGCtacttaaaatttaaaatttaaataaaagagGAAAACCATAAAAATACAAATTTGCTCAGAGAAAATTGAAATTGAGAGACAACTTACAGAGAAGTAACTGAGAGAGACGAAAATGGTAGCCGTGGATCCAAAAAATTAAATCGATAACTTATCTCTctctgtctttttttcttcttctgtttttctgTAGATTGAATGTTAGGGAAGGTGCATCAATTTAAGGAAATACAGAGATTTATATGTATAGTtttcaaggatttcctttttaaaATCGGACATGGTGAAGATGAAGTACAAGGATTGATTGGGATTATCTCTGTTTTTGAAATGAACTGGGCTTTTTTCGTGCTCTGGGTAAGGCCTGGTACCACTTGAACTGTAGTCGGGAACCGCAACTAAAGTCGGTTATAAAAGGTGGAGACTCACCAGCATTGCTTATGGGTACTGGATTCCACGTGAGAGTACCAAATGCATATAAGAtataagattttttattttgtcCTATATGTATTTTGGTAGTGCGATTTGATACCCCATTAGCAGCATTTAAAATTTGGGGATACCAGAATACTTTTTAGTTATATTGATTTCTCCATTTGCGGAGGTATCCTCGAATACTGGTATTTATAAAAATCGGTTTCAATTCTGGTCCGGTTTTTAAATTAGTAGAATCAGATATAAGTCAGGTAAATAATCTAGGTATTTGTTGAGTATCTAATATAACAAAAATGTCGGTATTCTGCTGTCTAGTAAGTAAGATATGCTTAATCTCAACCTATATTAACTCTCATGGATCAAATGGGTTTTATAGATCTGGGATTCTGAGAGACCCCTACACCTGGAAAAACAACCAAATGGGGCAGGATAACATTCTAAAAAGATTAGATAGAGCTTTAGCAACGAAACTTTGGAGGATGGCGAATCCACATGCAGTAGTTATTCATCTTCCAAAAATATAGCATCCAATCACGCCCCAATATTACTACATAGGAAAGCAATGGATTGACAACAAAGATCCATAATTCAATGGTTACAATGGGGGATCTTAACACAACTTTTTCCCATACTAAAGCTACCATACACAGAGCCTGTAATAATATACAACAATTGCAAGATCCGCAAAACAACTGGATTAACAAGAAGGAAGAAGTTGTTCAACTCATTTTTGATCACTACTCTCAACAATATGCGGCGGCCAGGCCACAGTAATTAATGAAGACCTTTTTACAAATATCATACCAAGATTAACTCCCAGACAATCAGACATACCCACAAAGGAAGTAACTACAACGGAAATCAAACAAGCCTTCTTCTCCATAAATTCATAAAGTGCTCCGGGTCCAGATGGCTacacaagtaagtttttcaaagctttatGGGAAACAACTCACCACCAATTGATAGCAAGGGTTCTAAGTTTTTTTAATAACATATATATCGAGCCTCTgatgaatcacacaaacataacacTAATACCTAAAATTGACCATCCATCAAAACCATCTCAGTACATACCCACAGGACTCTGTAACGTCACTTataaaatcattacaaaaatTCCAGTCAACCGAATTAGACCCCTTCTGCCACTTATTAAATTAATTCAAAAATTCTAGTCAACCGAATTAGACCCCTTCTCCCATTTCTATTAAGCCCATACCAAAATGCTTTTGTTCCGCAAAGATCAATACACGATAACATAGAAATTACTGGAGAACTCTTCCATCATATCAAAACCTCTAACCTCACGAAAGATCCAAAAATATCTCTCAAACTAGATATTCAGAAAACCTATAATAACTTAGATTTGTGGATTTATCAAAACCTCCTATACAAAACTTGGATTTCCATCAGCCTTTATAAACTGCATTATGCTATGCGTCACAGCAATCACATACTCAATAAACATCAATGGTACACCCCATGGATACATTACCCCAACTAGAGGTATCAGACAAGGAGACACGCTATCTTCCTATATTTTATTATACGTGTTGAGATCCTATCTACAAATTTAGGAAACCTAAAAATCAAAAGTTAGTTAGGGGaattaacatatcaaaaaaatcaCCACCCATTATTCATTTAATGTAACCAATCAGAGTAACCAACACCTTAAAACCCTACTGCACTCTTATAGCACATCTCTGGGACAAATAATCAATACTGCCAAATCAGTAACATCCATCACCCAAAACTAGACCTGATCAAGGTAAACGAACTTCAACAATTCTTTAATATGCCGGATACTTCAGAACCTCCAATCTATCTAGGAGTCCAATTCAAACagggaagagaatccaatcaaacCTTCGCTCCCCTCCTACAAATATTGGCCTGAAAATCCAAAAGATGGATGAAAAAATGCTTAACTCCAACCGGAAGACTCACTCGCATCAAAACCTCCATAATTCCCAACTCAAACCACATTATTCAAACACAAAATCTACTCAGCAATATTCATAAACAAATAAACATCAGTATTTTTCTCACGAAGGGCTCATAATTGGGAATCCAATCATTTAATATACCAACTAACATATTGACCTTGtgtttcatcttcaccata
This DNA window, taken from Papaver somniferum cultivar HN1 chromosome 3, ASM357369v1, whole genome shotgun sequence, encodes the following:
- the LOC113355798 gene encoding uncharacterized protein LOC113355798 — translated: MLYILTRGKRLVRFDLKSLAVSAEVMKVPCGANGLGLIGHSRGVLYYINYDKESRLSMWQLDYDNASASIWILKHSICTSDMLDLNPGILHTMKLKNHTCRRLFEPFGIHPFSDIIFLGLQGRVYSYHLESHKCEHFWWTTRCMSWRYDFVYPVSYNYVNVKDYRKAALFLNDTARDVKSAHISGDFYDKQVSGHETVDHPGSDYKIDDSRIL